The following proteins are co-located in the Cryptosporidium parvum Iowa II chromosome 6, whole genome shotgun sequence genome:
- a CDS encoding cysteine protease, whose translation MREECLLPYEVRVKNIEGDGNCLFRSIGSQLYGESEHHEIIRSACMDYVDLNKESFSGFVHEYSSIEKYIQEKRKLGVWADNIEVQALSDLYRIPIYIFEKVRNSKLNASLLEKHRLEGFSGTMSENIFYENKEFVYKLLCKIEPRHSSFLDQIKNYYSNSRPIRLLYYNDLHYDSLFYRREHQTPIINKDIGIIEAESIKNLKVYRAIAKQKEKSSKFPVRGSKIKTDQVGHFNHTSYALLRKKAIKKFPVNYGSSSESDNYVAKSPFFLSVKNKYRDEPESFFEGNYLDKISEGETHFEKLHPKSKEPHSKFISGPKSFSERAIGKPACVSKIKSLNNTHLGVVDRYARDVQLSSHQKEFKKLLINDSPRLSSTPNPRKKCVAIYCPQILKQSAFRN comes from the coding sequence ATGAGAGAGGAATGCTTGCTTCCATATGAAGTGAGAgtgaaaaatattgaaggaGATGGTAACTGTTTGTTTAGGTCTATAGGAAGCCAGCTTTACGGGGAGAGTGAACACCATGAAATAATTAGATCTGCCTGCATGGATTACGTAGATTTAAACAAGGAATCATTTTCTGGATTTGTACATgaatattcttcaattgaaaaatatattcaagaGAAGAGAAAACTGGGGGTCTGGgctgataatattgaagttCAAGCACTAAGTGACCTGTATCGTATtccaatatatatatttgaaaaggTCAGAAATAGTAAACTGAATGCTAGCTTATTAGAGAAGCATAGACTAGAAGGCTTTTCTGGTACTATgtcagaaaatattttctatgAGAACAAGGAATTTGTTTATAAGTTACTTTGTAAGATAGAGCCAAGGCATTCAAGTTTCCTTGACCAGattaagaattattattcaaatagtAGGCCAATTCGATTGCTTTATTACAATGACTTACATTATGACTCTTTATTTTATAGAAGAGAGCATCAAACCCCAATAATTAACAAGGATATTGGAATAATTGAGGCTGAGAGCATTAAGAACCTTAAAGTTTACAGAGCCATTGcaaaacaaaaagaaaaaagtagTAAGTTTCCTGTTAGAGGCTCTAAAATAAAAACCGACCAGGTCGGTCATTTTAATCATACATCATATGCACTACTAAGGAAGAAGGCAATTAAAAAGTTCCCTGTTAATTATGGATCTAGCAGTGAAAGTGACAACTATGTCGCAAAATCGCCATTTTTCCTATCCGTTAAGAATAAATACCGAGACGAACCCGAATCATTTTTCGAGGGGAATTACCTAGATAAAATCTCTGAGGGTGAAACTCATTTTGAAAAGCTTCACCCCAAGAGCAAAGAGCCACATAGCAAGTTTATATCTGGGCCCAAATCATTTTCCGAAAGGGCAATAGGAAAGCCCGCCTGtgtttcaaaaattaagtcattaaataatactCATTTGGGAGTAGTTGATAGATACGCCAGGGATGTTCAACTCTCTTCTCATCAAAAGGAATTTAAAAAGCTGTTGATTAACGATTCACCTCGATTGTCTTCAACCCCAAATCCAAGAAAAAAGTGTGTTGCAATATATTGTCCAcaaattttgaaacaaAGTGCGtttagaaattaa
- a CDS encoding uvb-resistance protein uvr8 has product MGQNLSKSGVVVWGSTEYGQHGSKGEEVSPGPHLVDGLRHLSSISKVSCGSNYSAAITNSGDLILWGYGGCGQLGFGNLEDCLVPRVNLSLKNVIQVACSDRHTAAILSNGELYTWGCSKNGKLGHGQFELSISNNVVSQPMKVKALEGEKVIQVSCGSYHTGCLTDDKKALTWGLGLQGRLGHGDTQDIFTPKLIESLAGLPIKEISCGGHHTAILLVTGKLYMFGGGAFGKLGFGSTDDVLIPRLLEGPLEDIQITKVSLGSQHSAAVTKCGKVYTWGQGGRLGHIFNGPEHDFLSPKRLSNLEKAFIVDISCGNSHSVALSDVGDIYTWGMTKNIGHGIQGIHPNMPSKHPILQNKNIVQVVCSSSHSIALSDIGALVQKSSETRKPQSLAEDQEPKKADQSIEEFKTGLDSLIRRKILQGIKDKLKAGGDREKIEYLMDELEKSEEQNAVLVSLLDVSVRKLEILRKENEELRSKLELTRTTN; this is encoded by the coding sequence ATGGGACagaatttatcaaaatctgGAGTAGTGGTGTGGGGTTCAACCGAATATGGACAGCATGGTTCTAAAGGCGAGGAAGTAAGTCCCGGGCCACATCTAGTTGATGGACTTAGACATCTAAGCAGCATATCAAAGGTAAGCTGTGGGTCAAATTACTCAGCAGCAATAACAAATTCTGGTGATTTAATCCTATGGGGATATGGAGGATGCGGCCAACTAGGTTTTGGTAATTTAGAGGATTGTTTGGTACCTAGAGTAAATCTAAGTCTTAAAAATGTTATTCAAGTTGCTTGCTCCGATAGACATACAGCAGCAATCTTGAGTAATGGTGAGCTTTATACTTGGGGTTGTAGTAAAAATGGCAAGCTTGGGCATGGACAATTTGAGTTaagtatttcaaataatgtaGTCTCCCAACCAATGAAAGTTAAAGCTTTGGAAGGAGAGAAAGTAATACAGGTTTCATGCGGAAGTTACCATACAGGGTGTTTAACTGATGATAAAAAGGCATTAACTTGGGGTCTGGGGCTCCAAGGACGATTAGGCCATGGAGATACTCAAGATATATTTACTCCAAAGCTTATAGAAAGTTTGGCAGGGCTTCCAATTAAAGAGATATCATGTGGAGGACATCACACAGCAATTTTGCTTGTTACTGGAAAGTTATATATGTTCGGAGGAGGGGCTTTTGGAAAGCTTGGCTTTGGGTCAACTGACGACGTTTTGATTCCAAGACTATTAGAAGGACCTTTGGAAGATATTCAGATAACAAAGGTTTCTTTAGGAAGTCAACACTCAGCTGCTGTCACAAAGTGTGGCAAGGTATATACTTGGGGACAAGGAGGAAGACTTGGCCACATTTTTAATGGTCCAGAACACGACTTTTTGTCCCCAAAAAGACTTTCTAACCTCGAAAAAGCGTTTATTGTGGATATCTCATGCGGTAATTCCCATTCAGTAGCTCTTTCCGATGTTGGAGATATATATACTTGGGGTAtgacaaaaaatattggaCATGGAATTCAAGGAATACATCCAAATATGCCTTCTAAACACCCAATCTTACAAAACAAGAATATTGTTCAAGTTGTTTGCAGTAGCTCGCATTCTATTGCTTTATCTGATATTGGAGCCTTGGTTCAAAAATCTTCAGAAACCCGGAAACCACAGTCTTTAGCGGAGGATCAAGAGCCTAAAAAGGCAGATCAGTCTATAGAAGAGTTCAAGACAGGTCTAGATAGCCTAATTCGCAGGAAAATTCTGCAAGGAATTAAAGATAAGCTTAAAGCAGGAGGTGATAGGGAGAAGATTGAATATCTAATGGATGAGTTGGAGAAAAGTGAGGAACAAAACGCTGTTTTAGTTAGCTTATTAGACGTTTCTGTTCGTAAATTGGAAATTCTGaggaaagaaaatgaagaactGAGGAGCAAGCTTGAGCTAACTAGGACAACCaattaa